TGGGGACTTCGCCTGGCATGGGGACACCTTGTATGGGGACACCTCACATGGGGACATCACCTGGCATGGGGACACCTTGTATGGGGACACATGGCACGGGGACACCACCTCATATGGGGACATCACCTGGCATGGGGACACTTTGCATGGGGGTCACCCCACGTGGGGACATCGCTTGGCACGGGGACACCTCGTCTGGGGACATCTCACGTGGGGACATCGCCTTGTCTGGGGACACCTTGCATGGGGTCACCCCTTGTGGGGTCACCCCACGTGGGGACAGCTGACACGGGGACCCCTGgtgcggggacggggacagggacgcTCACCTTGTCCTTGATGTCCTTTACCATCTTGCTGAGGATCTTCACGATGTTCTGGCAGACATTGCAGCGCCAGCTGCGGgagagctgcccccccccgccctgcgCCCAGAGAGCCCTCGGgtagcacccatgggtgccacgGGAGGGGGACgagccccagtgccccccagtgccctcccagtgccctcccagtgccccccgcCTGCCCTCCCAGTGCCCTTCCAGCGCCCTGGGGGTGCCCACCTTGGTCTCCACCCCAGTGccccttgggtgccccccagtgcccccccagtgccccccagtgcccccccagtgTCCCGGTGTCCCCTCACCGTGCTGTCCTtgtcccccagctgcagccagggccCATCCTCGGTGTCCCCCGCGGGCAGGGTCTGGTGGCTCAAGGGGGGGCTCTCCgcccccaccagcaccagggctggggcacaTCGGGGAcgtcagccccagccccgctgtccccgtcccccctccctgtcccctcaCGTCCCCAATGTCCCCGTCACCCTGCTCCTTATGTCCCCGTGCCCCTGTCCCCGCCTTGTCCCCAGTGCCCTGGCCCCAGCTGTCCCCTcagtccccagccccaccacgtccccgtgtccccatcaCTGTGGTCCCCGcgtcccccctgtccccatccccatgtccccatccccacatcccccacgtccctgtccccacgtccccatccctctggtccccatgtccctgtccccaccatgcccccaccctccccatccccgtgtccccgtccccccacatcccccccatccccatctctccatacccccagcccccccacaccaccatgtccccatccccatgtccccacacccccttgtcccccccagttcccccagtccccccccagtccccccagtgccccccagtcccCACCGGTGACCGCagggagcagggccagcagcagtgaggccatggctgcctgtcccagcaccctggggtgctttATGTGTCCCCCCCcggaaggagcagggagggctccccccccccggggagggcccccccaaaaccacagcagccacgggggggggggggggaggtgtccGGCAAGGGCGGTGACGTGGCActggtgggatggggggggtgggggggatagtggggggctgggggggactggggggacACAAGGGACatggggggtgtgggggcactggggggcaaggggagggcagggggacatgggggggatacgggggggcattttggggacactttggggaccttggggcatggggggggcacaaggggacagtggggggggctgggagaggcCTGGGGGGGTCAAGTGGACATGGGGGCCACTGGGGGGGGGCGCTTTGGGGAACTTGGGAcactggggggtactgggagcactggggggcactggggggtactgggagcactggagggtactgggagaactggggggtactgggggcactgggtgcactgggagcactggggggtaCTGGAGATACTGGGTGTACTGGGGGTACTGGAGGTGTTgggggtactgggagcactgggggcactggagGGTACTGGGAGAagtgggggcactggggggggtactgggagcactggagggtactgggggcactggggggtaTTGGGGATACTGGAGGGtactgggagaactgggggtactgggtgcactgggagcactggggggtaCTGGAGATACTGGGTGTACTGGGGGTACTGGAGGTGTTgggggtactgggagcactgggggcactggagggtactgggagaactggggggtactgggggcactgggtgcactgggagcactggggggtaCTGGAGATACTGGGTGTACTGGGTGTACTGGGAgtcctgggagtctggagaggtcccggtagactggaagctggcaaatgttgtgccgattttcaagaagggtcagaaagaagaccctagcaattacaggcctgtcagtctcacgtcagtgcctggtaaaatcatggagaagatggtgctcgaacgtattgaggcgcacctgggggacaaagcagtcattggtcccagccagcatgggtttgtgaagggtaggtcctgcctaactaacctgattgCCTTTTATGAgaagatcacccgtatggtggaccaagggaaaccagctgatgggatttttttggacttcagcaaggcttttgacacggtttcccataggatcctactggacaaaatgtccaccatacagctaaataaaaacatcatacgatgggtgagcaattggctaacgggcagggcccaaagggttatggtgaatggggctgcgtcaggctggcgggcggtcaccagtggggtccctcaaggctccattttagggccggtacttttcaatatttttataaacgatctggacgtaggaatagaaggcattttgagcaagtttgctgatgacaccaaacttggaagAGTTGTGGACTCAggtgagggtggaaaggccttgcagagggatctggataggttggagagctgggcgatcgccaaccgcatgaagttcaataagagcaagtgccgggtcctgcacctgggacggggaaaccctggctgcacatacagactgggcgatgagacgctggagagcagcctagaagagagggatctgggggtcgtggtagacaacaagttgaatatgagccggcagtgtgccctggcagccaggagggccaaccgtgtcctggggtgcatcaagcacggcatcgctagtaggtcaagggaggtgattgtcccgctctactctgcgctggtgcggcctcacctcaagtactgtgtgcagttctgggcaccacagtacaaaaaggacatgaaactgttggagagtgtccagaggagggctacgaagatggtgaaaggcctggaggggaagacgtacgaggaacggctgagggcactgggcctgttcagcctggagaagaggaggctgaggggaggcctcatcacagtctacaacttcctcgtaagggggtgtcgagaggcaggagaccttttctccatgaacaccagcgacaggacccgcgggaatggagttaagctgaggcaggggaagtttaggctggacatcaggaaggggttcttcacagagagggtggttgcacactggaacaggctccccagggaagtggtcactgcaccgagcctgtctgaatttaagaagagattggactgtgcacttagtcacatgggctgaacttttgggtagacctgtgcggtgtcaagagttggacttgatgatccttaagggtcccttccaactcaggatattctatgattccatgattctatgaactggGGGtactgggtgcactgggagcactggggggtactgggggtactggggggtactggagatactggggggtactgggtgtactgggggacactgggggcattgggggtactgggagcactgggggcactggagGGTACTGGGAGAAGTGGGGGCACTGGAGGGTACTGGGAGTactgggggtactgggggggcactggggggggcaaggggaggtgatggggggggtcaaggggacatggggggcaatggggggggatgggggaggacaaggggggggtgatggggaggctggggggaatttggggtggggggcgagGGGACAATGGGGGACATGGGAGGGTCACAAGGGGACACcaggggggcatgggggggggcactgggggggtcACAAGGACccgggggggacatgggggggggggttgggggcaCTGGGGTGACAAGGGGGGGGGCACTTTGGTGtgcgggggggggaaggggaagtgaTGGAGAcgttggggacatggggggggaaggggacaCCGCGGGACGTGCCGGGGGGgcagtgtcccccccccccgctgcccacAGTCACGTCCCCTCGGAGCCCAAAGCCaccgcggggcggggggggcgggggggttACGGGCatgggggcacggggggggtggcgggggggggggtgggggccgCCCCcttcctgtccctgtcccctgcgGGCACAaacctcagccccccccccccggcccccccccaccttccggggtgctggggggacctgtgctgtgggcagcccagtgctcccagtgctcccagtgcccccagtgctccgtgtccccagctcccagtgctcccagtgcccccagtgctccgtgtccccagctaacagtgctcccagtactcccagtgctccgtgtccccagctcccagtgctcccagtactcCATGTtctcagctcccagtgctcccagtactcCGTGTtctcagctcccagtgctcccagtgctcccagtgctccgtgtccccagctcccactgcccccagtgctctgtgtccccagctcccaatgcccccagtcctcccagtgctccgtgtccccagctcccagtgctcccagtactcCGTGTtctcagctcccagtgctcccagtactcCGTGTtctcagctcccagtgctcccagtgctccgtgtccccatctcccagtgctcccagtgcccccagtgctccgtgtccccagctcccagtgcccccagtgctctgtgtccccagctcccagtgcccccagtgctcccagtgctccgtgtccccagctcccagtgctcccagtactcCGTGTtctcagctcccagtgctcccagtgctccgtgtccccagctcccagtgcccccagtgctcccagtgctctgtcccccgctcccagtgctcccagtgcccccagtgctccgtgtccccagctcccagtgcccccagtgctctgtgtccccagctcccagtgcccccagtgctcccagtgctccgtgtccccagctcccagtgctcccagtactcCGTGTtctcagctcccagtgctcccagtgctccgtgtccccatctcccagtgctcccagtgctcccagtgctctgtgtccccagctcccagtgctcccagtgcccccagtgctctgtgtccccagctcccagtgctcccagtactcTGTGTtctcagctcccagtgctcccagtgctcccagtgctccgtgtGCCcatctcccagtgctcccagtgcttccagtgctccgtgtccccagctcccagtgcccccagtgctctgtgtccccagctcccagtgcccccagtgctcccagtgctccgtgtccccagctcccagtgctcccagtactcCGTGTtctcagctcccagtgctcccagtactcCATGTtctcagctcccagtgctccgtgtccccatctcccagtgctcccagtgctcccagtgctctgtgtccccagctcccagtgctcccagtgcccccagtgctccgtgtccccagctcccagtgctcccagtactcCGTGTtctcagctcccagtgctcccagtgctccgtgtgcccagctcccagtgctcccagtgctcccagtgctccgtgtccccagctcccagtgcccccagtgctctgtgtccccagctcccagtgcccccagtgctcccagtgctccgtgtccccagctcccagtgctcccagtactcCGTGTtctcagctcccagtgctcccagtgctccgtgtgcccagctcccagtgctcccagtgctcccagtgctccgtgtccccagctcccagtgcccccagtgctctgtgtccccagctcccagtgcccccagtgctcccagtgctccgtgtccccagctcccagtgctcccagtgctccgtgtccccagctcccagtgctcccagtgctcccagtgcccccagtgctcccagtgctcccagtgctcccagtactgATATGGTCTAAACTCCCTTTAGGATAGAACACAACTTGTGGTTAGCAGTTAGCACAGACAAAGCAAACGACATCTCGTTATCTGGAGCCCTCCTGGTCCGTGTCAGGGTTTTGTTATCTGAGCACATCCCGGTATCTGATAACCGTCAGGCTGAGCCATGAGGTAACTGGAGGCAATTATCTCGTCTTGTTAATTGAGACATCCCGTTATCTGCCGACCCTCGGTGAAactgaaagccaactcagcatttGTACAGCTTGGAGAACAACTGATGAAGGAAGTGCGTGacgaggaagacctacggccttcctcccaacgaccactgcccacatcctggagaccccggcccacaattcttggaaggctttgcgcaagcgcaaggactgataagctaattagcatacaaAGCGAGGGCAGGcggggttaggtaatgaatatgtatgcatgctaattgaatattcattgtttcgctgtataaatatgagatattttgtcactttgaacatgcacgataggcggaaggatcccccgtgcatccagcgctgcaataaagaatagaccacttaaagaaatttcggatttgatctttaaatcagtacctccccagtgcccccagtgctcccagttccctcagtacTCCCAGTATCCTCCATGCTCTCCATACCCATAGTGcacccagtgctcccagttctcccagtgcCCTCAGTGCTCCCAGTAGCCAGTACCCTCAGtgtccccagtgctcccagtaccccctgtagtgggtttacgtggcaaggtttcggtagcagggggccataggggtggtttctgtgagaaagatctagaagccgccccatgtttgggaagggccccgttgttttccagagctgagccaataagcgatgttgttttgcgcctctgtgagagcatatttaagacagggaaaaaaacgctgcgccacacagcagctgggagagtcaagggagtgaggaacggccttgcaggtgccaaggtcagtgtagaaggagggggagaggtgctccaggcgccggagcagaagtcccctgcggcctgtggtgaggaccatggtgaagcaggatgtccccctgcagcccatggagtaccacggtggagcagggttccacgctgcagcccgtggaggagaccacggtggagcaggtggccctgcaccgacggaggctgccgcctgtggaagacccctgccggagcagattccgggccggacctgtagcccgtggagaggagcccacgcaggagcaggtgacctggcaggagctgctgcccatgggggacccaggttggagcagttttctcctgagggatggaccccatggtacggacccatatctggagcagctctggaagagctgctgcctgtgggaagcccacgccggatcagttcgtcaaggactgcatcccgtgggtgggaccccacagcacaggggacgagagtgaccgagaaggagcggcagagaagaagtgctgtagactgaccataactcccattcccccgttcccctgcgccgctcgggggggaggaggtggaagagggtggatgggggggaggcgcttttggtttctttcctttgtttctcacttctctagcttgttagtaatgagcaataaatcttactatctgtcttcttatgctgagtctggtttgcccgttacactaattattgcgtgattttctcgtccttatctcaatccttgagcccttttcacgtattttctccccattcctctttgaggagggggagtgagagagcggctgtggtggagctcggctgcccactcgagcggaaccacgacaccccCAGAACCCCCAATGCctccagtgcccccagtgcccccccagtgcccccagtaccCCCAGTACTctccagtgcccccagtgcccccagtacccccaatgcccccagtgtcccccagtatCTCCAGTACCGCCAGTACCCCCTAgtgctccctgcacacccagtgcACCCAGTTCTCCCAGTACCCTCCAGTGCCCCCAGTACCCCCAAAACCTCCAGTACCCCCAGTACCCCTAAGTATCTTCAGTAtcccccagtaccccccagtgctcccagtgcacccagtacccccagttctcccagtaCCCCCAAtaccccccagtaccccccagtgcccccagtacccccagtaccccccagtaTCTCCAGtacccccagtgctcccagtaccccccagtgCTCCCTGCGCACCCAGTGCACCCAGTTCTCCCAGTACCCTCCAGTACTCCCAATACCCTCCAGtacccccagtaccccccagtgcccccagttctcccagtaCCCTCCAGTGCCCCCAGTACCCCCAACACctccagtgcccccagtgcccccagtaccccccagttctcccagtgccccccagttcccccagtgccctcccggccgccagggggcgctgccccctccccaggccccgcccccgtcccaagatggcggcggctGCGGCCGCCCTGGCGCTGAGGGtgagcgcggcggggccgggagggggcacgggggggggacagtcggggggacggggacaccggggacggggcatggggacatgggggtggggacatggggtgggggcaccTAAGGCTCGAGACACCGGGTATGGGGTCACCAGGGACATggggcatggggacaccggGTACGGGGACACTGGgggtggggacatggggtgcaGGGCATGGGGACGCTCTTGGGTTCTGAAGAAACCAATTACGGGGACaccagggacatggggacactgggtATGGGGACACTTAAGGCTCGAGACACCAGTTATGGGGACAAGAGGGACACTGAGCATGGGGACACTTAGGGTGccagggacatggggatggggacacatAGGGGTGTGGGGACATAGGGCATAGGGACACCACATATGGGGACACTGGGAATGGGGACACTGGGAATGGGGACACTTAAGGCTCGAGTCACCAATTATGGGACATTTAGGGGTATGGGGACACcaaggacatggggacatgagGTGTGGGGACATTTAGGGGTATGGGGACACCAGGGATATGGGGCGTAGGGACAGTGAACAGGGGACACACATGGGGCACTGAGCGCTTGGGGCTCTGGGGACACCAGGTATAGGGGACACTGGGTGTAGGGGACAACAGGCACAGGAGCCTATGGGGACATCGTGTGTGGGGTGCTCCAGGAATGGTGGCTCAGGGGACACCAGGTATAGGGGACACAACCTACGAGTAGTGGTGGCCCTGGGGACCCTGCCCGAGCTGTCCCAGGACACTGGGGGGACCCCGGGGCCACCTCGtgcccctcacccccccctcgCCCCAGCAGGCAGCGCCCCGCGGCGTCCCCATCCTCGGCCACGTCCCCATCCTCACCGCCGCCCGCCACCTCCACACCACCCCCGCCTGCCTCAAGGTAAGCGCCGCCGGCggcatccctgtccccatgtccctcgGGGACCACCCCACGGCCCTCGGGGGCCTGTCCCCGCTCTGACGCCACCTCCCCCGGCAGACGCGGGCGGCGCGGGTGCGCGTGGGGAAGGGGGACAAGCCGGTGACCTACGAGAAGGCGCACCCACCCCACTACATCGCCCACCGCAAGGGCTGGCTGTCCCTGCACACCGGTGAGTCACCAAGTCACCGCGGCACCCTTGGGCGACACGGTTGGAGAGGTGGcgggggggacaccgggacgTCCGACCACGTCGCCCTCTTCCCTCGTAGGAAACCTGGACGGAGAGTTCGGGGCGGCGGAGAGGACGGTGGAGGACGTTTTCCTGCGCAAATTCTTCCACGGCACCTTCCCCGGCTGCCTGGCCGACGAGGTGGTGCTGAAGCGGCGCGCCAACGCGCTGgtgggctgcctgctgctgctgccccacctGGCCCCCGCCAAGCTCTGCTTCCTGGTGGGCTACGCCGAGACCCTCCTGTCCCACCTCTACAAGTGCCCCGTCCGCCTGGAGGTGCAGACGGTGCCCGCCAAGGTGGTCTACAAGTGGCTGTagggccggccccggggggggctcggggtgggGTTGGGGGCGGTGAGGAGGAATAAAAGGAGGCTTCGTGCTCCCCGGGTGTGGGGCTTTGAGGATTGGGGTCTTTGAGGATTGGGGTCTTTGGGAAGTCTGGTTTCTACCATGGCCGTGTGTCTGTGGGGTCTTGATCTCCTGGGCCCTGTCCCCATTATGCCCGTGTGCCCCATGGGACCTCTCCTGGGGACCTCCTGTGGCCCACGTGCCCGGCGTGGTTGTGTCCCCACGCTGCCCCTCAGCCCCACAAAGCCCTGTCCCCAGGACACCCGCGTGTCCTGTCCCCAAAATATTCCTGTGTCCTTGTCCCCATTGCGTCCATGTGCCCCCCAGGTGGTGGTGTCCCCAGCATCTCCGTGCATCCCAGGTGGCCCCGTCCCCACCACACCCGTGTGCCCCAGAAGTCCTGTCCCCAAGATATCCGTgtggccctgtccccagcacgtCCGTGTGTCCCATCCCCACGTGTCCTGTCCCC
The Anas acuta chromosome 27, bAnaAcu1.1, whole genome shotgun sequence DNA segment above includes these coding regions:
- the LOC137845320 gene encoding pulmonary surfactant-associated protein B-like, with the protein product MASLLLALLPAVTALVLVGAESPPLSHQTLPAGDTEDGPWLQLGDKDSTGGGGQLSRSWRCNVCQNIVKILSKMVKDIKDKYKVTRATQHVCDTSPKSQCKQWLQKWLNRIVDALVHHKAPKRICTILALCP
- the MRPS24 gene encoding small ribosomal subunit protein uS3m isoform X4, which codes for MAAAAAALALRAAPRGVPILGHVPILTAARHLHTTPACLKTRAARVRVGKGDKPVTYEKAHPPHYIAHRKGWLSLHTGNLDGEFGAAERTVEDVFLRKFFHGTFPGCLADEVVLKRRANALVGCLLLLPHLAPAKLCFLVGYAETLLSHLYKCPVRLEVQTVPAKVVYKWL
- the MRPS24 gene encoding small ribosomal subunit protein uS3m isoform X3 is translated as MAAAAAALALRQAAPRGVPILGHVPILTAARHLHTTPACLKTRAARVRVGKGDKPVTYEKAHPPHYIAHRKGWLSLHTGNLDGEFGAAERTVEDVFLRKFFHGTFPGCLADEVVLKRRANALVGCLLLLPHLAPAKLCFLVGYAETLLSHLYKCPVRLEVQTVPAKVVYKWL
- the MRPS24 gene encoding small ribosomal subunit protein uS3m isoform X2 encodes the protein MAAAALALRAAPRGVPILGHVPILTAARHLHTTPACLKTRAARVRVGKGDKPVTYEKAHPPHYIAHRKGWLSLHTGNLDGEFGAAERTVEDVFLRKFFHGTFPGCLADEVVLKRRANALVGCLLLLPHLAPAKLCFLVGYAETLLSHLYKCPVRLEVQTVPAKVVYKWL
- the MRPS24 gene encoding small ribosomal subunit protein uS3m isoform X1, with amino-acid sequence MAAAALALRQAAPRGVPILGHVPILTAARHLHTTPACLKTRAARVRVGKGDKPVTYEKAHPPHYIAHRKGWLSLHTGNLDGEFGAAERTVEDVFLRKFFHGTFPGCLADEVVLKRRANALVGCLLLLPHLAPAKLCFLVGYAETLLSHLYKCPVRLEVQTVPAKVVYKWL